Proteins co-encoded in one Opitutus terrae PB90-1 genomic window:
- a CDS encoding FTR1 family iron permease: MLASFFLALREGLEAALIVAIVLGALRRVGRRDCFRLVWRGAATAGALSIVVALLLQWLGWSLEGAAEEIFEGSLLLIAAALLTWMLFWVGRQSRHLRDALHAGVGNAVASPGARGVFALTFVAVFREGVELALFLTAAAFNTSGTRTVAGALLGLLGAGLLGTLVFSSTTSLSPRRFFQATSVLLAFVAAGLLAKGVHEFNEAGWISAGDTPIWNTRAWLSDESPLGSLLGSLFGYTSTPTLSMVFAYVAYFGVVAWWLGSATPARSDRATRIARSRVA, from the coding sequence ATGCTCGCCAGTTTTTTTCTCGCCCTGCGCGAAGGTTTGGAGGCGGCGCTGATCGTCGCGATCGTACTCGGTGCCTTGCGTCGGGTCGGTCGTCGCGACTGCTTTCGTTTGGTTTGGCGTGGCGCCGCAACCGCCGGTGCACTCAGCATCGTCGTCGCCCTGCTGCTGCAATGGCTCGGTTGGAGCCTCGAAGGCGCGGCCGAGGAGATTTTCGAAGGCAGTTTGCTGCTCATCGCGGCGGCGCTGCTCACGTGGATGCTCTTCTGGGTGGGCCGCCAATCGCGCCACCTGCGCGACGCCCTCCACGCCGGTGTCGGCAACGCGGTCGCCTCTCCTGGGGCGCGCGGCGTGTTTGCGTTGACCTTCGTCGCGGTCTTTCGCGAGGGCGTCGAGCTGGCGCTGTTCCTCACCGCGGCGGCGTTCAACACGAGCGGTACCCGCACCGTCGCGGGCGCGCTGCTCGGCCTGCTCGGCGCGGGTTTGCTCGGCACGCTGGTCTTCTCGTCCACGACGTCGCTCAGCCCGCGCCGTTTCTTCCAGGCGACCTCGGTGTTGCTGGCGTTTGTCGCGGCGGGCTTGCTCGCGAAAGGCGTGCATGAGTTCAACGAAGCCGGATGGATTTCCGCCGGCGACACGCCAATCTGGAACACCCGCGCGTGGCTGAGCGACGAATCGCCGCTCGGTTCGCTGCTGGGCAGCCTGTTCGGGTACACGAGCACGCCTACGTTGAGCATGGTCTTCGCCTACGTCGCGTATTTCGGCGTTGTCGCGTGGTGGCTCGGGTCCGCCACGCCGGCCCGGTCCGACCGAGCGACGCGGATCGCCAGATCTCGCGTGGCGTGA
- the ptsP gene encoding phosphoenolpyruvate--protein phosphotransferase yields MTAADSEPAEMILGLAAATGIARGQAVICHCGDNVAVPRRLLGEDEVPGELQRFETALRETEGHLRTMETEVRARCGAADAAVFDAQIQMLRDPLLRHEVIGRCTKGKLNVEAALSDAVDELMAAFRAIDDPVFRERAADVQDVGRRLLNRLLAREDTDVRSLPAGSVVVARELLPSLAAGLGPNRIRALVAERGGTTAHAVILARSLGIPTVIHADGATTKIRPHDPVIVDGVAGRVFVRPSESVSREYERLQASLANRDQALRELVTLPTVTQDGVAIGLSANVGNVADAAAAARAHADGVGLYRTEFAFLVNAGFPTEEEQFQIYRSAAAQLKGREMVLRVLDLGSDKLLPYFPLPIEANPSLGRRGTRLLMRHPEILRTQLRAALRVSATHALSLLFPMIGGLDEFLAARQAVEDAKAALRATGQPFDPAIRVGAMIETPAAAITARALVWAADFLSVGTNDLVQYLLTTDRTSSEMAGYYEPLHPAVLQVLKHIIEAATAEAKPVSLCGEIAGNPAYTELLLGLGVRSLSVAPTELLEIRRVVRTLDSREASRLAERALAAGTIAEVKTIVAAKRVPNDEATFQRRALQRWRWEGGAGP; encoded by the coding sequence ATGACTGCGGCCGACTCCGAGCCAGCGGAGATGATTCTCGGTTTGGCCGCCGCCACGGGAATCGCGCGTGGCCAGGCCGTGATCTGCCACTGCGGCGACAACGTGGCGGTGCCGCGCCGTCTGCTCGGCGAGGATGAGGTGCCGGGGGAGTTACAACGTTTCGAAACGGCGTTGCGCGAAACCGAAGGGCATCTGCGCACGATGGAAACGGAAGTTCGCGCCAGGTGCGGGGCCGCCGACGCGGCGGTGTTCGATGCGCAAATTCAGATGCTGCGCGATCCGTTGCTGCGCCACGAGGTCATCGGCCGCTGCACCAAGGGCAAGCTCAACGTCGAGGCGGCCCTGAGCGATGCGGTCGACGAGTTGATGGCGGCTTTTCGGGCCATCGACGATCCCGTCTTTCGCGAACGCGCCGCGGACGTGCAGGACGTCGGTCGGCGACTGCTCAACCGGTTGCTCGCGCGCGAGGACACCGACGTGCGCTCATTGCCCGCCGGGAGCGTGGTCGTGGCGCGCGAACTCCTGCCGTCGCTCGCGGCGGGGCTGGGGCCGAATCGGATTCGCGCCTTGGTGGCGGAGCGCGGCGGCACGACCGCCCACGCCGTGATCCTCGCGCGCTCGCTTGGGATCCCGACAGTCATTCACGCGGATGGCGCGACGACGAAGATCCGGCCGCATGATCCCGTGATCGTGGACGGAGTCGCGGGCCGCGTGTTTGTCCGACCCTCTGAGAGCGTTTCCCGCGAATACGAACGGCTGCAGGCGAGCCTTGCGAACCGGGACCAGGCGCTGCGGGAACTCGTGACGCTGCCGACGGTGACGCAGGACGGCGTGGCGATCGGCTTGAGCGCGAACGTCGGCAACGTGGCGGATGCCGCGGCGGCGGCCCGGGCGCACGCCGACGGTGTCGGGCTGTATCGGACCGAGTTCGCTTTCCTCGTCAATGCAGGTTTCCCGACGGAGGAGGAGCAGTTTCAAATCTATCGTTCCGCGGCAGCGCAGTTGAAAGGGCGGGAGATGGTGCTCCGCGTGCTGGACCTGGGCAGTGACAAGCTGCTGCCGTATTTTCCGTTGCCGATCGAAGCGAATCCCTCGCTGGGCCGGCGGGGCACGCGGCTGTTGATGAGACATCCGGAAATCCTGCGCACGCAGTTGCGAGCCGCGCTGCGAGTGAGCGCGACTCACGCGCTCTCATTGTTGTTCCCGATGATCGGAGGTTTGGACGAATTTCTCGCCGCGCGCCAAGCGGTGGAGGACGCGAAGGCCGCACTGCGCGCCACCGGACAGCCGTTCGATCCGGCGATCCGCGTGGGCGCAATGATCGAAACGCCCGCGGCGGCGATCACCGCGCGCGCGCTCGTTTGGGCGGCGGACTTTCTCAGCGTGGGCACGAACGATCTCGTGCAGTATCTGCTTACGACCGACCGGACGAGCAGCGAGATGGCGGGATACTACGAGCCGCTGCATCCGGCGGTGCTGCAGGTGTTGAAACACATCATCGAGGCTGCCACCGCCGAAGCGAAGCCCGTCTCGCTGTGCGGCGAGATTGCGGGGAATCCCGCTTACACCGAGTTGCTGCTCGGCCTGGGAGTCCGATCGCTCAGCGTCGCGCCAACCGAACTCCTGGAAATCAGACGCGTCGTGCGAACGCTCGACTCACGCGAGGCCAGCAGGCTGGCCGAACGCGCGCTGGCCGCCGGCACGATTGCGGAGGTCAAAACCATCGTGGCGGCAAAACGCGTGCCGAACGATGAAGCGACTTTCCAGCGTCGCGCGCTCCAGCGCTGGCGCTGGGAGGGAGGCGCGGGGCCGTGA
- a CDS encoding trans-sulfuration enzyme family protein, with the protein MNHHDSWLEQAAGNPASDPRHEPSPPRRQRNASYQLATRCARAGSGPREAGRNASVQPAIHQSAIFDLGAPEDAEAIFSGARKGYAYSRFGNPTVDALARSLADLEGGHGAVVTSSGNAAVLCAVTAALQGRQGPLVTHPDIYGGSFELLRILADVYRVPVEFVDPADEDQWFRALERAGAVLVETPSNPLLRLIDLAAIVQHAKVGGAEVIVDNTVATPFNQRPFQFGADWVVHSTTKYLNGHGDLIGGGVIRREPFTASHRSIHKNLGGTVNAFDAWLVMRGLRTFTLRMEAHNRSGEIVARWLEQRPEISRVYHPSLDSHPQRELFGRQMSHGGGLLSFELRGGEPAAIRFLSRMQLIVHAVSLGGPETLATMPARSSHRGMAPDARQRAGVRDGLVRLSVGLEHVDDILADLDHALRAET; encoded by the coding sequence ATGAACCATCACGACAGCTGGTTGGAGCAAGCGGCCGGGAATCCGGCGAGCGACCCGCGCCACGAGCCCTCCCCACCGCGGCGCCAAAGGAACGCGTCCTATCAGCTGGCCACCCGCTGCGCACGCGCGGGAAGCGGTCCGCGCGAGGCGGGCCGCAACGCGTCGGTGCAACCGGCGATTCACCAGAGCGCCATTTTCGACTTGGGTGCACCGGAGGATGCCGAGGCGATTTTTTCCGGAGCGCGGAAAGGCTATGCGTATTCGCGTTTCGGCAACCCGACCGTCGATGCGCTCGCGCGGAGCCTGGCTGACCTCGAAGGTGGCCACGGAGCCGTCGTCACCAGCTCCGGAAACGCGGCGGTCCTCTGCGCCGTGACGGCGGCGTTGCAGGGACGGCAAGGTCCGCTGGTGACGCATCCGGACATTTACGGCGGCAGTTTCGAACTGCTGCGCATCCTGGCAGACGTCTATCGAGTGCCGGTGGAGTTCGTCGATCCGGCGGACGAGGACCAGTGGTTTCGTGCTTTGGAGCGGGCTGGTGCCGTCCTTGTCGAGACGCCGTCGAATCCGCTGCTGCGGCTCATTGACCTCGCGGCGATCGTCCAGCATGCGAAAGTTGGCGGAGCCGAGGTGATCGTGGACAACACCGTGGCAACGCCGTTCAACCAACGTCCGTTTCAATTCGGCGCCGACTGGGTGGTTCATTCCACCACCAAGTATTTGAACGGCCATGGCGACCTGATCGGCGGGGGCGTGATCCGCCGCGAGCCGTTCACCGCCAGCCACCGCAGCATTCACAAGAATCTCGGCGGGACGGTGAACGCGTTCGACGCCTGGCTGGTGATGCGCGGATTGCGGACCTTCACGCTCCGGATGGAAGCACACAACCGCAGCGGCGAGATCGTGGCGCGTTGGCTGGAGCAGCGGCCGGAAATTTCGCGCGTGTACCATCCCTCGCTCGACTCGCATCCGCAGAGGGAACTGTTCGGGCGGCAGATGAGCCACGGCGGCGGGCTGCTCTCCTTCGAACTTCGCGGTGGCGAGCCGGCGGCCATCCGCTTCCTCAGCCGAATGCAACTCATCGTGCATGCGGTGAGCCTCGGGGGACCGGAGACGCTGGCGACGATGCCGGCGCGGTCCAGTCATCGCGGCATGGCCCCGGACGCCCGACAGCGGGCTGGCGTGCGAGATGGCTTGGTCCGGCTTTCGGTCGGGCTCGAACACGTCGACGACATCCTCGCGGACTTGGACCACGCGCTGCGAGCCGAGACGTGA
- a CDS encoding LysR family transcriptional regulator, translating to MNEFLPTTPFDLYELHLFHLVAEHRSFTKAAQAAGLTQSAVTRQVQGMETSLGLELFERTTRTVELTPAGRALWREAARLIGDLDQTLRRFREEFNGAKKVIRVGVSRSVGLAYLPGFFHANLRRLPRVGYRVSYEPSTAILDGLERNELDVGVMCPPRRLPRTVRVTHRFSDAFTLIASAEAAASYPGAEAPRADRMGWAQQQNWLMLDEGANTGRQLRAWLARQGATIEPGMLLPGFDLIINLAALGMGVAFVPLRALALYARKRSLCRLSWPEPFVRELCVLVRRHRQLPPHLEQFIANVLF from the coding sequence ATGAATGAATTCCTCCCCACGACTCCCTTCGATCTCTACGAGCTGCATCTCTTCCATCTCGTCGCTGAACATCGCAGCTTCACGAAAGCGGCGCAGGCCGCCGGGCTGACGCAAAGTGCGGTGACGCGGCAGGTCCAAGGGATGGAGACGAGCCTTGGGCTGGAGCTGTTCGAGCGCACGACGCGCACGGTCGAGCTGACGCCGGCCGGACGCGCCTTGTGGCGCGAGGCCGCGCGGTTGATCGGAGATCTCGATCAGACGCTGCGTCGGTTTCGCGAAGAGTTCAACGGCGCGAAGAAGGTGATCCGCGTGGGGGTCTCGCGCTCGGTCGGGTTGGCCTACCTGCCGGGTTTTTTCCACGCGAACCTTCGCCGCCTGCCGCGGGTAGGCTACCGCGTGTCGTATGAGCCGAGCACGGCCATCCTCGATGGTCTCGAGCGCAACGAACTCGACGTCGGTGTGATGTGTCCACCGCGACGGCTGCCGCGCACCGTACGCGTGACGCATCGGTTCAGTGACGCGTTTACCCTGATCGCCAGCGCCGAGGCGGCCGCCAGCTATCCGGGAGCGGAGGCGCCACGGGCGGATCGGATGGGGTGGGCGCAGCAACAGAATTGGCTGATGCTGGATGAAGGCGCGAATACCGGACGCCAGTTGCGCGCGTGGCTCGCGCGGCAGGGCGCGACGATCGAGCCGGGGATGCTGCTGCCGGGATTCGATCTGATCATCAATCTGGCGGCCTTGGGGATGGGCGTCGCCTTCGTGCCGTTGCGCGCGCTCGCGCTCTACGCCCGCAAACGCAGCCTGTGCCGGCTGTCCTGGCCGGAACCGTTCGTGCGCGAGCTCTGCGTGCTGGTGCGCCGCCATCGCCAGCTCCCGCCGCATCTGGAACAGTTCATCGCGAATGTGCTGTTCTAG
- a CDS encoding 3-ketoacyl-ACP reductase — protein MPKIALITGGTRGIGFGIAEKLAAEKWDLLVNGVRPEAAVAEPLARLRAAGVRVGYAPGDIATAAGRAAILAAARDFSGSAVNLLVNNAGVAPSVRADLLETSEESYDRVLDTNLRGPFFLTQAFARAMLAARQTNPSFAAAIVNVTSVSATVVSINRGEYCIAKAGLSMLTQLFAARLGADGIPVYEVRPGVIKTDMTSAVTEKYDQLIANGLCVQPRWGYPDDVGRAVAALARGDFAFSTGQVILVDGGLTLPRL, from the coding sequence ATGCCTAAAATCGCCCTCATTACCGGTGGCACGCGCGGCATCGGCTTCGGCATCGCCGAAAAGCTCGCCGCCGAAAAATGGGATCTGCTCGTCAACGGCGTGCGGCCGGAGGCCGCCGTGGCCGAACCGCTGGCGCGACTGCGCGCGGCGGGTGTGCGCGTCGGTTATGCGCCGGGCGACATCGCGACGGCGGCGGGACGCGCCGCGATCCTCGCCGCCGCCCGCGATTTCTCCGGTTCCGCCGTCAATCTCCTCGTGAACAACGCCGGAGTCGCCCCATCCGTCCGCGCCGATCTCCTCGAAACCTCGGAGGAAAGCTACGACCGCGTGCTCGACACCAACCTGCGCGGACCGTTCTTTCTGACCCAGGCTTTCGCGCGCGCCATGCTCGCGGCCCGGCAAACCAACCCGTCGTTTGCCGCTGCGATCGTCAACGTCACCTCGGTCTCCGCCACGGTCGTCAGCATCAACCGCGGCGAGTACTGCATCGCGAAGGCGGGGCTCAGCATGCTCACGCAGCTCTTCGCCGCGAGGCTGGGTGCCGACGGCATCCCCGTTTACGAGGTGCGTCCCGGCGTGATCAAGACCGACATGACGAGCGCAGTGACGGAGAAATACGACCAGCTCATCGCTAACGGACTTTGTGTGCAGCCGCGCTGGGGTTACCCCGACGATGTCGGCCGCGCGGTCGCCGCTCTCGCGCGCGGTGACTTTGCGTTCTCCACCGGGCAAGTGATCTTGGTGGATGGCGGACTGACTCTTCCGCGGTTGTAG
- a CDS encoding Gfo/Idh/MocA family protein yields MKTHRLGIIMNGVTGRMGTNQHLIRSIKAIIDQGGVKLGDAETILPDPVLVGRSEDKLRALAARTGVSRISTNLDAELANPANQIYFDATLTGQRPIGVRKAIAAKKHIYCEKPTATSSAEALALAREVTAAGLKNGVVQDKLWLPGLLKLKYLIDTGFFGRILSVRGEFGYWVFTGEHEPLQRPSWNYRKEEDGGIITDMLCHWQYVIQNLFGEVKALTCLGATHLPERWDEAGRKYQATADDAAYATFELHNGIICHFNSSWTVRVRRDDLLTLQVDGTHGTAVAGLRDCTAQHLSATPRCVWNPDIDSPVKFFDGWTRVPDQRVYDNAFKVQWELFLKHVVTGSPFPWTLLEGAKGVQLAELGLKSWAERRWVSVPKL; encoded by the coding sequence ATGAAAACTCACCGCCTCGGCATCATCATGAACGGCGTCACCGGACGCATGGGCACCAACCAGCATCTAATTCGCTCCATCAAGGCGATCATTGATCAGGGCGGCGTGAAGCTCGGCGACGCGGAGACGATCCTGCCCGATCCGGTTCTGGTCGGCCGCAGCGAGGACAAACTCCGCGCCCTCGCGGCCCGCACCGGTGTGAGCCGCATCTCGACCAACCTCGACGCCGAACTTGCGAATCCCGCGAACCAGATCTACTTCGACGCCACCCTCACCGGCCAGCGCCCAATCGGCGTGCGCAAGGCGATCGCGGCGAAAAAACACATCTATTGTGAAAAGCCCACCGCGACCAGCTCCGCGGAGGCGCTCGCCCTCGCCCGCGAGGTCACGGCCGCCGGGCTCAAAAACGGCGTCGTGCAGGACAAGCTCTGGCTGCCCGGGCTGCTCAAGCTGAAGTACCTAATCGATACCGGATTCTTTGGCCGGATTCTTTCCGTGCGCGGCGAGTTCGGCTACTGGGTCTTCACCGGTGAGCACGAACCGCTGCAGCGCCCGTCATGGAATTATCGCAAGGAGGAGGACGGCGGCATCATCACTGACATGCTCTGCCACTGGCAGTATGTGATTCAGAATCTCTTCGGCGAGGTCAAGGCGCTCACCTGCCTCGGTGCGACACACCTCCCGGAACGTTGGGACGAGGCCGGCCGGAAATACCAGGCGACCGCCGACGACGCAGCGTATGCGACGTTCGAGCTGCACAACGGGATCATCTGCCACTTCAACTCCTCCTGGACCGTGCGTGTGCGCCGGGACGATCTGCTCACGCTGCAGGTTGACGGCACGCACGGCACCGCGGTCGCCGGCCTGCGTGATTGCACCGCCCAACATCTCTCCGCCACGCCGCGCTGTGTGTGGAACCCGGATATCGACAGCCCGGTGAAATTCTTCGACGGCTGGACCCGCGTGCCCGATCAGCGCGTCTACGACAACGCGTTCAAGGTGCAGTGGGAGCTCTTCCTGAAACACGTCGTCACGGGTTCGCCGTTCCCCTGGACGCTACTCGAAGGCGCCAAGGGCGTGCAGCTCGCCGAACTGGGCCTCAAATCCTGGGCCGAGCGCCGCTGGGTCTCCGTGCCGAAACTATAG
- a CDS encoding ferredoxin — protein MANPSDRLPQNVPGRFYVDSQCIDCDLCRETAPTIFGRDDESGFSFVKRQPLTPEEIALAEEAIQGCPVEAIGNDGDEAA, from the coding sequence ATGGCCAATCCTTCCGATCGTCTTCCACAAAACGTCCCCGGTCGCTTCTACGTCGACTCGCAATGCATCGACTGCGACCTCTGCCGCGAAACGGCTCCTACCATCTTTGGCCGGGACGACGAAAGCGGCTTTTCGTTCGTCAAACGGCAGCCGCTGACGCCCGAGGAGATCGCGCTCGCCGAAGAGGCCATCCAGGGCTGCCCGGTCGAGGCGATCGGCAATGACGGCGACGAGGCCGCGTGA